GCTATTTACTTCTTGAGCATTGTTTGATAAAGTATTGAATTGTCGCCATCAAGCGGAACAAGATTTTTTTAAAAAAACATCTTGCAAAATCCTAGGCGGTATGATAATATAGAAAAGTCGCCTCGAGAGAGACGGACGAAAAATGCTCTTTGAAAACTGAACAGCGAAAGCGTTAATGAGTCTATCATTAAATGATTTGCCAGCTTTGAACCAGTAACAAACTTTATTGGAGAGTTTGATCCTGGCTCAGGACGAACGCTGGCGGCGTGCCTAATACATGCAAGTCGAGCGAGTCTCTTCGGAGGCTAGCGGCGGACGGGTGAGTAACACGTAGGCAACCTGCCTCTCAGACTGGGATAACATAGGGAAACTTATGCTAATACCGGATAGGTTTTTGGATCGCATGATCCGAAAAGAAAAGATGGCTTCGGCTATCACTGGGAGATGGGCCTGCGGCGCATTAGCTAGTTGGTGGGGTAACGGCCTACCAAGGCGACGATGCGTAGCCGACCTGAGAGGGTGACCGGCCACACTGGGACTGAGACACGGCCCAGACTCCTACGGGAGGCAGCAGTAGGGAATTTTCCACAATGGACGAAAGTCTGATGGAGCAACGCCGCGTGAACGATGAAGGTCTTCGGATTGTAAAGTTCTGTTGTTAGGGACGAATAAGTACCGTTCGAATAGGGCGGTACCTTGACGGTACCTGACGAGAAAGCCACGGCTAACTACGTGCCAGCAGCCGCGGTAATACGTAGGTGGCAAGCGTTGTCCGGATTTATTGGGCGTAAAGCGCGCGCAGGCGGCTATGTAAGTCTGGTGTTAAAGCCCGGGGCTCAACCCCGGTTCGCATTGGAAACTGTGTAGCTTGAGTGCAGAAGAGGAAAGCGGTATTCCACGTGTAGCGGTGAAATGCGTAGAGATGTGGAGGAACACCAGTGGCGAAGGCGGCTTTCTGGTCTGTAACTGACGCTGAGGCGCGAAAGCGTGGGGAGCAAACAGGATTAGATACCCTGGTAGTCCACGCCGTAAACGATGAGTGCTAGGTGTTGGGGGTTTCAATACCCTCAGTGCCGCAGCTAACGCAATAAGCACTCCGCCTGGGGAGTACGCTCGCAAGAGTGAAACTCAAAGGAATTGACGGGGGCCCGCACAAGCGGTGGAGCATGTGGTTTAATTCGAAGCAACGCGAAGAACCTTACCAGGTCTTGACATCCCGCTGACCGCTCTGGAGACAGAGCTTCCCTTCGGGGCAGCGGTGACAGGTGGTGCATGGTTGTCGTCAGCTCGTGTCGTGAGATGTTGGGTTAAGTCCCGCAACGAGCGCAACCCTTATCTTTAGTTGCCAGCATTCAGTTGGGCACTCTAGAGAGACTGCCGTCGACAAGACGGAGGAAGGCGGGGATGACGTCAAATCATCATGCCCCTTATGACCTGGGCTACACACGTGCTACAATGGTTGGTACAACGGGATGCTACCTCGCGAGAGGACGCCAATCTCTTAAAACCAATCTCAGTTCGGATTGTAGGCTGCAACTCGCCTACATGAAGTCGGAATCGCTAGTAATCGCGGATCAGCATGCCGCGGTGAATACGTTCCCGGGCCTTGTACACACCGCCCGTCACACCACGGGAGTTTGCAACACCCGAAGTCGGTGAGGTAACCGCAAGGAGCCAGCCGCCGAAGGTGGGGTAGATGACTGGGGTGAAGTCGTAACAAGGTATCCGTACCGGAAGGTGCGGATGGATCACCTCCTTTCTATGGAGATATGACCGTAACGCAACATTCGCTGTTCAGTTTTGAAGGAGTATTTCCTTCATATAGTCTGGTGATGATGGCGGAGGGGACACACCCGTTCCCATGCCGAACACGGCCGTTAAGCCCTCCAGCGCCGATGGTACTTGCTCCGCAGGGAGCCGGGAGAGTAGGACGTTGCCAGGCAGTTACTCTTACGAGTAACTATCCATTGTTCTTTGAAAACTGGATACTGCATGAAATTGCTAAGATATTAACTGTAAGTACTTTTTAGTGCTAACCAATGTGGTTAAGTTACTAAGGGCACACGGTGGATGCCTTGGCGCTAGGAGCCGAAGAAGGACGCAGCGAACTGCGATAAGCCTCGGGGAGCGGTAAGCACGCTTTGATCCGGGGATCTCCGAATGGGGAAACCCACCATCTGTAATGGGATGGTATCCGTATCTGAATACATAGGGTACGAGAAGGCAGACCCGGTGAACTGAAACATCTAAGTAGCCGGAGGAAGAGAAAACAATAGTGATTCCGTCAGTAGTGGCGAGCGAACGCGGAAGAGCCTAAACCGTCGGGTTTACCCGGCGGGGTTGTGGGGCGTCTCACACGGAGTTACAAAAGACGCGCGTAGGTGAACAGCTTGGGAAAGCTGACCATAGAGCGTGATAGTCGCGTAACCTAAACGCGCGTCTCTCCGAGACCAACCCCGAGTAGCGCGGGACACGTGAAATCCCGTGTGAATCTGGCAGGACCATCTGCTAAGGCTAAATACTACCTAGCGACCGATAGTGAACCAGTACCGTGAGGGAAAGGTGAAAAGCACCCCGGGAGGGGAGTGAAATAGTACCTGAAACCGTGTGCTTACAAATAGTCGGAGCCCGTTAAAAGGGTGACGGCGTGCCTTTTGTAGAATGAACCGGCGAGTTACGGTAGCGTGCGAGGTTAAGTTGAAGAGACGGAGCCGCAGCGAAAGCGAGTCTGAATAGGGCGATAGTACGCTGCCGTAGACCCGAAACCGTGTGATCTAGCCATGTCCAGGGTGAAGGTAGGGTAACACCTACTGGAGGCCCGAACCCACGCACGTTGAAAAGTGCGGGGATGAGGTGTGGCTAGCGGTGAAATTCCAATCGAACTCGGAGATAGCTGGTTCTCCCCGAAATAGCTTTAGGGCTAGCCTCGGAATTTAGAGTCTTGGAGGTAGAGCACTGATTGGGCTAGGGGCCCTCATCGGGTTACCGAACTCAGTCAAACTCCGAATGCCAATGACTTATGTCCGGGAGTCAGACGGTGAGTGCTAAGATCCATCGTCAAAAGGGAAACAGCCCAGACCATCAGCTAAGGTCCCCAAGTATACGTTAAGTGGGAAACGATGTGGAGTTGCCCAGACAACCAGGATGTTGGCTTAGAAGCAGCCACCATTTAAAGAGTGCGTAATAGCTCACTGGTCGAGTGACTCTGCGCGGAAAATGTAACGGGGCTAAACGTATCACCGAAGCTATGGCAGTCCTTACGGACTGGGTAGGGGAGCGTTCCAAGCAGCAGTGAAGCCGTACTGGAAAGAGCGGTGGAGCGCTTGGAAGTGAGAATGCCGGTGTAAGTAGCGAAAAGACAAGTGAGAATCTTGTCCACCGAAAGCCTAAGGTTTCCTGGGGAAGGCTCGTCCTCCCAGGGTTAGTCGGGACCTAAGCTGAGGCCGAAAGGCGTAGGCGATGGACAACAGGTTGATATTCCTGTACCACCTCTGTTCCGCTTGAGCAATGGCGTGACGCAGGAGGATAGGGTGAGCGGCCTACTGGATGGCCGTCCAAGCAGTAAGTGTGGTGTGTAGGCAAATCCGCACACCGTGAAGCATGAGCTGTGATGGCGAGGGAAATTTTAGTACCGAAGTCCCTGATTTCACACTGCCAAGAAAAGCGTCTAGCGAGGAACAAGGTGCCCGTACCGCAAACCGACACAGGTAGGCGAGGAGAGAATCCTAAGGTGCGCGGGATAACTCTTGCTAAGGAACTCGGCAAAATGGCCCCGTAACTTCGGGAGAAGGGGCGCCTCGGTAGGGTTAATAGCCCGAGGGGGCCGCAGTGAAAAGGCCCAAGCGACTGTTTAGCAAAAACACAGGTCTCTGCGAAGCCGCAAGGCGAAGTATAGGGGCTGACGCCTGCCCGGTGCTGGAAGGTTAAGGGGATGAGTTAGCGCAAGCGAAGCTTTGAACCGAAGCCCCAGTAAACGGCGGCCGTAACTATAACGGTCCTAAGGTAGCGAAATTCCTTGTCGGGTAAGTTCCGACCCGCACGAAAGGCGTAACGACTTGGGCGCTGTCTCGGCAAGAGACCCGGTGAAATCATAATACCTGTGAAGATGCAGGTTACCCGCGACAAGACGGAAAGACCCCATGGAGCTTTACTGTAGCCTGGTATTGGAACTTTGTGCATCATGTACAGGATAGGTGGGAAGCTGAGAAGCAGGGGCGCCAGCCTCTGTGGAGCTGTCGGTGGGATACCACCCTTGATGTACGGAGTTTCTAACTCGTCGCCCTTATCGGGCGAGAGGACCATGCCAGGTGGGCAGTTTGACTGGGGCGGTCGCCTCCTAAAAGGTAACGGAGGCGCCCAAAGGTTCCCTCAGAATGGTCGGAAATCATTCGTAGAGTGTAAAGGCAGAAGGGAGCTTGACTGCGAGACCTACAAGTCGAGCAGGGACGAAAGTCGGGCTTAGTGATCCGGTGGTTCCGCATGGAAGGGCCATCGCTCAACGGATAAAAGCTACCCTGGGGATAACAGGCTTATCTCCCCCAAGAGTCCACATCGACGGGGAGGTTTGGCACCTCGATGTCGGCTCATCGCATCCTGGGGCTGAAGTAGGTCCCAAGGGTTGGGCTGTTCGCCCATTAAAGCGGTACGCGAGCTGGGTTCAGAACGTCGTGAGACAGTTCGGTCCCTATCTGTCGCGGGCGTAGGAAGTTTGAGGAGAGCTGTCCTTAGTACGAGAGGACCGGGATGGACGCACCGCTGGTGCACCAGTTGTCACGCCAGTGGCACAGCTGGGTAGCTATGTGCGGACGGGATAAGCGCTGAAAGCATCTAAGCGTGAAGCCCCCTCCAAGATGAGACTTCCCACAGCGCAAGCTGGTAAGACCCCTCATAGACGATGAGGTTGATAGGTTCGGTGTGGAAGCGCGGTAACGCGTGGAGCTGACGAATACTAATCGGTCGAGGACTTATCCACACACTTAGCAATCATGCAGATCCAGTTTTTAGGGAATAAAAGAGAACCTTCTTGCTGATGATGGCAGGAAGGTTTTTTGGTGTAGATAAAGCAGTGACATGAAATTTAATACGGATCGGAGGGAAAAGGGGGAAGGGGCATCCGGTGATTTCGGTAAAATTGCTTTCGAATAACCGAGGGAAAGGTATCCATATGATGTTCCAAAAAATGTTCCACCACATATCGCTCAACAAGTCCGTGAGACATCGTTAGCTCTCCCCACCACTCCGTTTCATAGCGGCAAAGCATGCCGAGTACATAAAGCAGTAAGTAATGAATCGCCCATTCAGGAAGAGGTAGAGAAGAAGCCGAACCATTCCAAAAGAACAGGACGTTCTGATGTAAACGAAATAACGGGTGTTGATCCAGTTCAGACAGGGCACACTGAGGAAGGGTCAGTTCCTTTCTGATTTTATTATTTTGCCAGGAAAGTTTTTCTAAGTTGCATGAAGATGGAGCCAGCCTGTGAATGTACTGGATGAAGGTCTCAGTTGAATAGGATAATGGCCCGTCAGTTTTTTCAGGAAAGGTAATGCGAATCAAATCATCCTGACTTACATGCTCAATCTTTGGCGTTATCCAGTTACGTGGTTGATCCGTAGCAATTCCGTAACTGTCGCTCACGCTAGGGATGGATGAAAATAAATCATGGACTGAATAGCGCTCTTGTAACGGCGCAAGCTGGAACACGTTAGTTAATTGCGCAAAAAACCCCTCCTTTTGTGGACGAACCTCGTCCTCCATTAGGATATAGGCGTTTCTTTTAAGCTTTCTGGTCGTGACACCATGTTGCAGAACACGACTGTTTTGGGGATAATACGGATCACGAGTCAATAACATCGCCTTCAACAAGTGAGAGCAACCATAAAACAGCAGCAATGGCTGGATGGACAAGTCGGCAACAGCGGAAGTGGAATAAAAATGTCTGGCTTGTCTCCAGAGATAAAGGAAACGCGAGCTTTGTTGAAAGGCTAGTCGCTCGGCATGCTCAGTACCCATGTCATGATAGCAGGAAGCCAAATATTTACGTGCAGTTGGTTCGGTCTCAAAATAGCGTAATGTTTTCCAAGCGTTATCCATGTTACCCACCTTTGGTAATTTTCGTAATATGGTTATGTTTCCCTAAATATTTTTTGATTTATCTGTATAATCGATTCTATAACCGAACGATATACTCATTTCTTGACAGTAAATTAAGCCGTTTGTTAAACTGTCTTAAACAATTCGCCGAGAGGAGCTTTCAACTGTGCGGGAAGATAAATTTGTTAAAGAGGGCTTAACGTTTGATGATGTATTGCTCATTCCAGCAAAATCTGAAGTTTTGCCAAGGGATGTTGATCTGCGAGTACAATTGAGTGAGAATGTGAAGCTGAATATTCCTCTGATCAGTGCTGGGATGGACACCGTAACGGAGTCTGGACTTGCAATCGCCATGGCTCGCCAAGGTGGTATCGGGATTATCCATAAAAACATGTCCATCGAGCAACAAGCAAGCGAGGTAGATCGTGTAAAACGCTCTGAAAGTGGCGTTATTACCAATCCATTCTCTTTGACTCAAGAACATACCGTAGAAGAAGCGAATGCTCTCATGGGTAAATATCGTATCTCCGGTGTTCCGATTGTCGATGCGAATCAAAAACTGATCGGGATTCTTACCAACCGCGATCTGCGCTTTGTGCATGACTTCTCCATCAAGATCAAAGACGTGATGACCAAAGAAAACCTGGTGACGGCTCCTGTCGGTACTACACTGCAACAGGCAGAATTGATTTTGCAACAACATAAAATCGAAAAGCTCCCGTTGGTGGATGAGAACAACATCCTGCGTGGACTCATTACGATTAAAGATATTGAAAAAGCAATCCAATACCCAAATGCAGCAAAAGATAACCAAGGCCGCTTGCTGTGTGGTGCTGCTGTTGGGGTATCAGCAGACACGTTTGAGCGTGCCGCAGCACTTGTACAAGCTGGCGTAGACGTTTTGGTAATCGATACGGCTCATGGGCATTCCAAAGGCGTAATTGAAACGGTAAAAGCAGTTCGCAAAGAATACCCAACGCTCACCATCGTCGCAGGAAACGTTGCAACTGGACAAGCTACTCGCGATCTGATCGAAGCTGGCGCATCTGTGGTGAAGGTTGGTATCGGTCCTGGATCCATTTGTACAACTCGTGTTGTAGCAGGTATCGGGGTTCCGCAAATTACAGCGATCCATGATTGTGCACAGGTAGCACGAGAGTACAATATTCCAATTATTGCCGACGGCGGCATTAAATACTCCGGTGATTTGCCAAAAGCAATTGGTGCAGGTGCTTCAGTGATCATGATTGGAAGCCTGTTCGCTGGTACAGAAGAAAGCCCGGGCGAATTCGAGATTTTCCAAGGGCGTCGTTTCAAGGTATATCGCGGAATGGGATCGATTGGCGCGATGAAAGCCGGCAGTAAGGACCGTTACTTCCAAGAGAACGCACAAAAGCTCGTTCCGGAAGGGATCGAAGGCCGTGTTCCTTACAAAGGCCCATTGGCGGATGTCACGTATCAGTTGATTGGTGGACTGCGTGCAGGTATGGGATACTGCGGAGCGAAGACTATCGAAGATTTGATTCAAAACTCCCAGTTCGTTCGCATTACCGGCGCTGGCTTGCGTGAGAGCCACCCACACGATGTACAAATTACAAAAGAATCACCTAACTACTCGATTTCTTAAGCGAAAAAGTGGTAAAGAAGACCTACGTCCCCTTTCTTTTATAAAGAGAGGGGATTTTTACTAGCCACTAACATGTGGAAATAGGAGGAATCTCGCTTCAAGCCACCCTGCAACCTATGGTACACTTACAATTGTGTGCTTGTTTCATGAAAAAAGAAATCGACAGAAATAGGAGAGTGAGAGATTACATGAAGCGAAAGACATGGACAAAGCGATTGACAGGTCTGTTCCTTTCTGTCGCTGTTTTTGCTACAGCAATGGGAGGATCGGTTTCAAAGGTGGAAGCTGCCCCTGTAGCATCTCAAGCGAATTTACAATTGGAAGCGAAGTCTGCCATTCTTGTTGAGGCATCGACGGGAAAGGTTCTCTATAGTAAAGATCCTGATGTAGCACTTCCGCCTGCGAGTATGAGTAAAATGATGAGCGAATATCTGGTTCATGATGCCATCAAGCAAAAGAAAATGAAATGGGATGATGTCGTCCCTGTAAGTGAATATGCGTTTTATATTGCTAAAATTTCTGATTCGTCTGGTGTGTATTTGAATTTAGGCGAATCCTTTACAGTTAAACAATTGTATGAAGCGATGGCAATCGTATCAGCCAATGACGCTACTGTACTTTTGGCTGAGAAGATCGCAGGCAGTGAGGCAGCCTTTGTTGAATTGATGAACAAAAAGGCAGCAGAGCTTGGTATGAAAAATACTTCGTTCGTCACTTCAACTGGATTACCAGCCAATGAGTTGGGTCCATACTCTGTTCAGACCGATCAAACAGAAAACCTGATGTCTGCTCGTGATGCAGCGATCCTTGCCCGTGCGCTGATTCACGATTTCCCGGATGCGTTGGAGACCTCCAAAAAACCAATCTTCACCTTCCGTACAGGTACACCAAAAGAGTGGAGCAAGAAAAACTATAACTGGATGCTGCCTAGCCTGATTAGCTATTACCCAGGTGTAGACGGATTAAAAACGGGGCATACAAATGCAGCAGGTTATTGTTTTACAGGTACGGCTGTTCGCGACAACATGCGTTTGATTAGCGTCGTGATGAAAACTAGCTCCGAGTCAAAGCGTTTTGCTGAGACGAGAAAACTGTTTGACTACGGTTTTGCCAATTTCAAGCTCACAAAACAAATGGACAAGAATGTACCAGTCAAAGGATTTGAAACAGCTCCTGTGAAAAACGGTGTAGAGGTAACTGTGCCAGTTGTTACAGGCAGTGAAGTAAACATGATCACCAAAACCGGTACGGAAGCAAAATACACGCCAACAGTTACCTTCCAGGAGCTAACCGCACCGATCCAGCAAGGACAAGTTGTCGGTAAGATTGTTTTGAAAGAAGAAGGTATGAAGGAATCGGATTACTTGCAGCCTGAAGACGCAGCAAAAGCAGGCGTGGATATCGTAGCAGGACAGGCAGTAGAGGAAGCCAGCTGGATTCGTCTGTTCTTCCGCAGCATCATTGAGTTTTTCAGCAATTTGTTTAGCAGTGGAACAGGAAATTAAATAACTATTGTTTTCCCCTACATCTATCGTTTACAATGACGGTAACAGGAACCATAACACCGCATAACAGTTTCGGTTCTGACTCATGATGTAGGGGGTATTTTTAATGGTACAAGTAGGAACATCCCGCGTTAAAAGAGGTATGGCTGAAATGCAAAAAGGCGGCGTCATTATGGACGTCGTGAATGCTGAACAAGCGAAAATTGCAGAAGCAGCGGGTGCTGTTGCTGTAATGGCTTTGGAGCGTGTACCGTCTGACATTCGTGCAGCAGGTGGAGTTGCTCGCATGGCGGACCTTAGCATTGTAGAGGAAGTACTGAATGCTGTTTCGATCCCTGTTATGGCAAAAGCTCGTATCGGTCATTTTGTTGAAGCGCGTGTTCTCGAGTCTCTGGGTGTAGATTATCTCGATGAGAGTGAAGTGCTCACTCCGGCAGATGACTTGTACCATATCAATAAAAAAGAGTTCACTGTACCGTTTGTATGTGGCGCCCGTGATCTGGGTGAAGCTCTCCGCCGTATCGGGGAAGGTGCATCCATGATCCGCACAAAAGGTGAGCCAGGAACCGGAAACATTGTAGAGGCTGTTCGTCACATGCGCACGATGATGTCCCAAATCCGCAAAGTGCAAGCTATGTCCTACGATGAACTGATGGCAGAAGCCAAAAACCTGGGTGCTCCATACGAACTGCTTGAAGAGGTACACAAAACAGGTAAGCTGCCAGTCGTAAACTTCGCAGCAGGCGGAGTAGCAACACCAGCGGATGCTGCCCTGATGATGCAACTCGGCTCGGATGGCGTGTTTGTTGGCTCTGGTATCTTTAAATCAGAGAATCCAGAGAAGTTTGCTCGCGCGATTGTGGAAGCGACCACCCACTACACAGATTACGAACTGATTGCTCGCGTATCCAAAGGCTTGGGAACAGCAATGCCAGGAATCGAAATCTCCAAAATTCGTGAAGCTGATCGCATGCAAGAGCGCGGCTGGTAAGGTGAGTAGCATGAAAATCGGCGTACTCGCTCTACAAGGAGCTGTAGCAGAACATCTGCGAATGCTAGAAGAGGTTGGTGCGACAGCTGTCCCGGTCAAAAAAGTAGAAGAACTGGATGACCTAGATGGACTGGTCATTCCCGGCGGAGAAAGCACCACGATTAGCAAGCTGATGCACAAGTACGGATTCATGGAGGCTGTTCAAGAATTCGGTAAGGCGAACAAGCCGATCTTCGGAACTTGCGCAGGAGCGATTCTTCTGGCGAAACGGATTCAAGGACAAGACGATTACCATTTAGGCTTGATGGATATCAAAGTCGAGCGGAATGCTTTTGGTCGCC
This genomic stretch from Brevibacillus brevis harbors:
- the pdxT gene encoding pyridoxal 5'-phosphate synthase glutaminase subunit PdxT, producing MKIGVLALQGAVAEHLRMLEEVGATAVPVKKVEELDDLDGLVIPGGESTTISKLMHKYGFMEAVQEFGKANKPIFGTCAGAILLAKRIQGQDDYHLGLMDIKVERNAFGRQKESFEVLMPVAGVAADYPAVFIRAPYIMEVGENGQVLAKHEDKIVVARSGHYLAAAFHPELTEDTRLHKYFLDMVKEYRS
- the guaB gene encoding IMP dehydrogenase — encoded protein: MREDKFVKEGLTFDDVLLIPAKSEVLPRDVDLRVQLSENVKLNIPLISAGMDTVTESGLAIAMARQGGIGIIHKNMSIEQQASEVDRVKRSESGVITNPFSLTQEHTVEEANALMGKYRISGVPIVDANQKLIGILTNRDLRFVHDFSIKIKDVMTKENLVTAPVGTTLQQAELILQQHKIEKLPLVDENNILRGLITIKDIEKAIQYPNAAKDNQGRLLCGAAVGVSADTFERAAALVQAGVDVLVIDTAHGHSKGVIETVKAVRKEYPTLTIVAGNVATGQATRDLIEAGASVVKVGIGPGSICTTRVVAGIGVPQITAIHDCAQVAREYNIPIIADGGIKYSGDLPKAIGAGASVIMIGSLFAGTEESPGEFEIFQGRRFKVYRGMGSIGAMKAGSKDRYFQENAQKLVPEGIEGRVPYKGPLADVTYQLIGGLRAGMGYCGAKTIEDLIQNSQFVRITGAGLRESHPHDVQITKESPNYSIS
- a CDS encoding D-alanyl-D-alanine carboxypeptidase family protein, translated to MKRKTWTKRLTGLFLSVAVFATAMGGSVSKVEAAPVASQANLQLEAKSAILVEASTGKVLYSKDPDVALPPASMSKMMSEYLVHDAIKQKKMKWDDVVPVSEYAFYIAKISDSSGVYLNLGESFTVKQLYEAMAIVSANDATVLLAEKIAGSEAAFVELMNKKAAELGMKNTSFVTSTGLPANELGPYSVQTDQTENLMSARDAAILARALIHDFPDALETSKKPIFTFRTGTPKEWSKKNYNWMLPSLISYYPGVDGLKTGHTNAAGYCFTGTAVRDNMRLISVVMKTSSESKRFAETRKLFDYGFANFKLTKQMDKNVPVKGFETAPVKNGVEVTVPVVTGSEVNMITKTGTEAKYTPTVTFQELTAPIQQGQVVGKIVLKEEGMKESDYLQPEDAAKAGVDIVAGQAVEEASWIRLFFRSIIEFFSNLFSSGTGN
- a CDS encoding YaaC family protein, which produces MDNAWKTLRYFETEPTARKYLASCYHDMGTEHAERLAFQQSSRFLYLWRQARHFYSTSAVADLSIQPLLLFYGCSHLLKAMLLTRDPYYPQNSRVLQHGVTTRKLKRNAYILMEDEVRPQKEGFFAQLTNVFQLAPLQERYSVHDLFSSIPSVSDSYGIATDQPRNWITPKIEHVSQDDLIRITFPEKTDGPLSYSTETFIQYIHRLAPSSCNLEKLSWQNNKIRKELTLPQCALSELDQHPLFRLHQNVLFFWNGSASSLPLPEWAIHYLLLYVLGMLCRYETEWWGELTMSHGLVERYVVEHFLEHHMDTFPSVIRKQFYRNHRMPLPPFPSDPY
- the pdxS gene encoding pyridoxal 5'-phosphate synthase lyase subunit PdxS translates to MVQVGTSRVKRGMAEMQKGGVIMDVVNAEQAKIAEAAGAVAVMALERVPSDIRAAGGVARMADLSIVEEVLNAVSIPVMAKARIGHFVEARVLESLGVDYLDESEVLTPADDLYHINKKEFTVPFVCGARDLGEALRRIGEGASMIRTKGEPGTGNIVEAVRHMRTMMSQIRKVQAMSYDELMAEAKNLGAPYELLEEVHKTGKLPVVNFAAGGVATPADAALMMQLGSDGVFVGSGIFKSENPEKFARAIVEATTHYTDYELIARVSKGLGTAMPGIEISKIREADRMQERGW